Proteins encoded together in one Marinithermus hydrothermalis DSM 14884 window:
- a CDS encoding ferredoxin, with protein MPHVITEPCIGVKDQSCTEVCPVECIYDGGDQFYIHPDECIDCGACVPACPVSAIYPEEDVPEQWVSFIEKNRKLAGLE; from the coding sequence ATGCCCCACGTGATTACGGAGCCTTGCATCGGCGTGAAGGACCAGTCGTGTACCGAGGTCTGCCCCGTGGAGTGCATCTACGACGGGGGGGACCAGTTCTACATCCATCCCGACGAGTGCATCGACTGTGGCGCTTGCGTCCCAGCCTGTCCGGTTTCGGCGATCTATCCCGAGGAGGATGTGCCCGAGCAGTGGGTGAGCTTTATTGAGAAGAACCGCAAGCTCGCCGGGCTGGAGTGA
- a CDS encoding PEGA domain-containing protein yields the protein MQRLLVALLLVLGVGWAAPQISPQGIIVNPVPTDLEVRVWVDKDPGRTGSAVYQVGDPIRIFVTVNQDAYVYLFNVNADGRVDLILPNAFDRDNFLRAREVRRFPPPGARYEFQVSGPEGEDRVLAVASKRPLSLEDLAEIERGRIKVRGLESLSRALSIIVRPVPDRDWITDSVRYFVGRPVAAPSTGRLLVETVPSGARVFIEGEFRGRAPLALDLRPGRYEVEVELEGFEDYEAEVRIRPGRTERLSVRLVPERRQGELVVDSTPAGAEVFVDGAFVGRTPLSLRLDEGRHEVLLRLEGHREFATTVRVRRGETSHVQARLTPLKATLEVRTNVEARVFLDGFELGRTRDGRLVAEVDPGVRELVVLAPGYRVFVSQVALEAGAVQRIFATLSRR from the coding sequence ATGCAGAGGCTGCTCGTCGCGTTGCTGCTTGTTTTGGGGGTGGGCTGGGCCGCCCCCCAGATCTCGCCCCAGGGCATCATCGTGAACCCGGTGCCGACCGACCTCGAGGTCCGCGTATGGGTGGACAAGGACCCGGGGCGCACCGGGAGTGCGGTGTACCAGGTCGGCGACCCGATCCGCATCTTCGTGACCGTCAACCAGGACGCGTACGTTTATCTCTTCAACGTGAACGCGGACGGCCGGGTCGACCTGATCCTGCCGAACGCCTTTGACCGGGATAACTTCCTGAGGGCCCGTGAGGTGCGGCGCTTCCCTCCCCCCGGGGCGCGGTACGAGTTTCAGGTGAGCGGGCCTGAGGGGGAGGACCGGGTGCTGGCGGTGGCCTCGAAGCGCCCCCTCTCCCTTGAGGACCTGGCCGAGATCGAGCGGGGGCGGATCAAGGTCCGGGGCCTCGAGAGCCTCTCGCGCGCCCTGTCCATCATCGTGCGGCCGGTGCCCGACCGCGACTGGATCACCGACTCGGTGCGCTACTTCGTGGGGCGGCCGGTCGCCGCGCCCAGCACGGGCCGGCTCCTCGTGGAGACGGTGCCCTCCGGAGCGCGCGTCTTCATCGAGGGGGAGTTCCGAGGGCGCGCTCCCCTTGCCCTGGACCTCCGGCCGGGCCGGTACGAGGTCGAGGTGGAGCTGGAGGGGTTTGAGGACTACGAGGCCGAGGTGCGGATCCGGCCTGGCCGGACGGAACGCCTGAGCGTGCGGCTGGTGCCCGAGCGGCGTCAGGGGGAGTTGGTGGTGGACTCGACGCCGGCGGGGGCGGAGGTCTTCGTGGACGGGGCGTTCGTGGGGCGCACGCCGCTTTCCCTCCGCCTGGACGAGGGACGGCACGAGGTGCTTTTGCGCCTGGAGGGGCACCGCGAGTTCGCCACCACCGTGCGCGTACGGCGTGGCGAGACCAGCCACGTGCAGGCCCGGCTGACGCCCCTTAAGGCCACCCTGGAGGTGCGGACGAACGTTGAGGCCCGGGTGTTTCTGGACGGGTTCGAGCTGGGCCGCACGCGGGACGGCCGGCTTGTAGCGGAGGTGGACCCGGGGGTACGCGAGCTGGTGGTGCTCGCCCCGGGGTACCGGGTCTTCGTGAGCCAGGTCGCGCTGGAGGCCGGGGCGGTGCAGCGGATCTTCGCGACGCTAAGTCGACGCTAG
- a CDS encoding NAD(P)H-dependent flavin oxidoreductase, translated as METPITRMLGIRYPIVAAPMFLVSNPPLLEAVARAGGIGAIPSLNFRDPEAFRAFLQSFPETLKFGVNLILKHNPRLETDLAAVVERRVPLVITSLGDPTEVVQEVHRYGGVVWCDVVGLRHAEKAAQAGADALVAVAAGAGGHAGRISPFVLAPWLKQELGLPVIVAGGLATGRHLLAALALGGDAAYFGTRFIATQEAAAPEAYKAALVRAQPEDIEYTAEVSGVPANFLRASLERFRREGGKAWKEVWSAGHGVAFIREVLPAGEVVARIVREYAEARASLP; from the coding sequence ATCGAGACCCCCATCACCCGGATGCTCGGCATCCGCTACCCGATCGTCGCGGCCCCCATGTTTTTGGTTTCCAACCCGCCTCTCCTCGAGGCGGTGGCCCGTGCCGGGGGGATCGGGGCGATCCCGAGCCTGAACTTTCGGGATCCCGAGGCGTTTCGCGCCTTCCTGCAATCCTTTCCGGAGACGCTGAAGTTCGGGGTGAACCTGATCCTGAAGCACAACCCGCGCCTCGAGACCGACCTGGCCGCGGTCGTGGAGCGCCGGGTGCCCTTGGTGATCACCAGCCTCGGCGACCCTACCGAGGTGGTCCAGGAGGTGCACCGCTACGGTGGGGTGGTCTGGTGCGACGTGGTAGGGCTTCGGCACGCGGAGAAGGCCGCCCAGGCGGGGGCGGACGCCTTGGTCGCGGTGGCCGCGGGTGCGGGGGGGCACGCGGGGCGGATCAGCCCGTTCGTGCTGGCCCCGTGGCTCAAGCAGGAGCTGGGGCTGCCGGTGATCGTGGCGGGAGGGCTCGCCACCGGCCGGCACCTGCTCGCGGCGCTTGCCCTCGGAGGGGACGCGGCGTATTTTGGCACGCGGTTCATCGCCACCCAGGAGGCAGCTGCGCCCGAGGCGTACAAGGCGGCCCTGGTGCGCGCCCAGCCCGAGGATATCGAGTACACCGCCGAGGTGAGCGGGGTGCCCGCGAACTTCCTGCGCGCCTCCCTCGAGCGCTTTCGTCGGGAGGGCGGCAAGGCCTGGAAGGAGGTGTGGAGCGCGGGGCACGGGGTGGCCTTTATCCGGGAGGTGCTGCCCGCGGGGGAGGTGGTGGCCCGAATCGTGCGGGAATACGCGGAGGCCAGGGCGTCCCTGCCGTAG
- a CDS encoding bactofilin family protein, whose product MLRRKKHTNALTYLGAGTEVQGTLKVEGNLRVDGTVLGTVVVAGDLEVAPTGRIEGDEVRARSILVNGEIRARVIAEGKLTLTRTARLEGDVIAHALDIEAGATFVGRSVTGEQRGLPEPQAETVSAQGEEA is encoded by the coding sequence ATGCTGAGGAGGAAGAAGCACACGAATGCGCTGACCTACCTCGGTGCGGGCACCGAGGTGCAGGGCACCCTTAAAGTCGAGGGCAACCTGCGCGTGGACGGAACGGTGCTGGGCACCGTGGTGGTAGCGGGCGACCTCGAGGTGGCCCCTACCGGACGCATCGAAGGCGATGAGGTCCGCGCGCGCAGCATCCTCGTGAACGGAGAGATCCGTGCCCGCGTGATCGCGGAGGGGAAGCTCACCCTGACCCGTACCGCGCGGCTCGAGGGGGACGTGATCGCTCACGCCCTGGATATCGAGGCGGGCGCGACCTTCGTGGGGCGCAGCGTGACCGGGGAGCAGCGGGGGTTGCCCGAGCCCCAAGCCGAAACGGTTTCGGCCCAGGGCGAGGAGGCGTAG
- the mobA gene encoding molybdenum cofactor guanylyltransferase, translating into MNAVVLGGGSPDDSLARRYGVPAKPLVPVAGRPMAAYVLDALRASGVVDRVVYVGPAAGLEPAPEVVLAQRGGMLENLEAGLSVAGEEKALVVSADDPFLTPEAVRWVVAHAPEAALVYPVVPREAVEARWPGMRRTYARLREGQFTGGNLVLLDPALFRGALDMARRVIALRKRPLALARLVGLDILWKLLWGRLAIAEVEARASRILGVPLRALVTPYAEVGVDVDKETDLVWLEGVVDANRA; encoded by the coding sequence GTGAACGCCGTTGTGCTTGGAGGGGGCTCCCCGGACGATTCGCTGGCGCGCCGCTACGGCGTGCCCGCCAAACCCCTCGTTCCCGTGGCCGGACGGCCCATGGCCGCCTACGTGCTGGATGCCCTGCGCGCTTCCGGCGTGGTGGACCGCGTCGTCTACGTGGGTCCCGCGGCGGGCCTCGAGCCCGCGCCGGAGGTGGTGCTCGCCCAGCGGGGCGGGATGCTGGAGAACCTGGAGGCGGGCTTGTCGGTGGCGGGGGAGGAGAAGGCGCTCGTGGTTTCCGCGGATGATCCGTTCCTCACGCCGGAGGCGGTGCGTTGGGTGGTGGCGCACGCGCCTGAAGCGGCTCTGGTCTACCCGGTGGTGCCGCGCGAGGCGGTCGAGGCGCGCTGGCCGGGGATGCGGCGCACCTACGCGCGGCTTCGTGAGGGGCAGTTCACCGGAGGGAACCTGGTGCTGCTGGACCCGGCGCTGTTCCGCGGAGCCTTGGATATGGCGCGCCGCGTGATCGCCTTGCGCAAGCGGCCGCTGGCCCTGGCGCGCCTGGTGGGGCTCGACATTCTCTGGAAGCTCCTCTGGGGGCGGCTTGCGATCGCGGAGGTGGAGGCGCGGGCGAGCCGGATCCTGGGCGTGCCGCTGCGCGCGCTGGTCACACCGTACGCGGAGGTTGGAGTGGACGTGGATAAGGAGACCGACCTGGTGTGGCTCGAGGGGGTCGTGGATGCGAACCGTGCGTGA
- a CDS encoding DJ-1/PfpI family protein: MRHTKSVRIGVLLTMGFLEVEAAGVLELVRLVRRAGGAVEAVTVAKGRPGLEGAAGAVWTPRYAVVVRPELEALVIPGGQGMAKAGRDPVLAAWLREAWPALDAVFLGANAAVLLAEAGLAPSAVAAHPRARPALEAQHLRVVEAPIHREGRVVSTRGYAHLLRALAEYLEARGLPAREALVHLDLQ, translated from the coding sequence ATGCGGCATACTAAAAGCGTGCGGATCGGAGTGCTGCTCACGATGGGATTCCTCGAGGTCGAGGCCGCCGGCGTGCTCGAGCTCGTGCGGCTCGTGCGCCGCGCGGGCGGGGCGGTGGAGGCCGTGACCGTGGCGAAGGGACGGCCGGGCCTCGAGGGCGCGGCCGGGGCGGTCTGGACACCCCGGTACGCGGTGGTGGTCCGGCCCGAGCTCGAGGCGCTCGTCATCCCCGGCGGCCAAGGCATGGCCAAGGCCGGGCGGGATCCGGTGCTGGCCGCGTGGCTGCGCGAAGCCTGGCCGGCGTTGGACGCGGTTTTCCTCGGCGCGAACGCGGCGGTGCTCCTCGCGGAGGCGGGCCTCGCGCCCTCCGCGGTGGCCGCCCACCCCCGCGCGCGCCCCGCCCTCGAGGCCCAGCACCTCCGCGTGGTGGAAGCCCCCATTCACCGGGAGGGCCGGGTGGTGAGCACGCGGGGGTACGCCCACCTCCTCCGGGCCCTCGCGGAGTACCTGGAGGCGCGGGGCTTGCCCGCTCGTGAGGCGCTTGTGCACCTGGACCTCCAGTAA
- a CDS encoding KamA family radical SAM protein, whose translation MSFTLTEPTYERYRAITNQNIHKYSEWERLDPELKEAVMVVSQVLPFRTNEYVMRELIDWSRVPEDPIFQLTFPQREMLDPEDYERIRTLLNNGASREELLAAANEIRFRLNPHPAGQLTHNVPTLNGRKLPGLQHKYHETVLFFPGQGQTCHAYCTYCFRWAQFIGLQDIKFEARETDDLVAYLQAHPEVTDVLVTGGDPMIMRTKILRKYLEPLLEIPTLRTIRIGTKSLAYWPQRYVTDADADDALRFFEEIVAAGKHLAIMAHSSHPVELATPIAQEAIRRVRETGAVIRTQAPLIKHVNDDPDVWAEKWRQEVKLGMIPYYMFVERDTGPKRYFEVPLARAQEIFAAAWRQVSGLARTVRGPSMSAFPGKVRIIGTAEVAGEKVFVLEFLQGRNPEWVGKPFFAKFDPHASWLDDLKPAFGQERFFYEEELARMAH comes from the coding sequence ATGTCGTTTACGCTGACGGAACCCACGTACGAACGCTACCGCGCGATCACCAACCAAAACATCCACAAGTACTCCGAGTGGGAGCGCCTGGACCCCGAACTCAAGGAAGCGGTGATGGTGGTCTCCCAGGTGCTGCCCTTCCGCACCAACGAGTACGTGATGCGCGAACTCATCGACTGGAGCCGCGTGCCCGAGGACCCCATCTTCCAGCTGACCTTTCCCCAGCGGGAGATGCTGGACCCGGAGGACTACGAACGCATCCGGACCCTCCTGAATAACGGGGCTTCCCGCGAAGAACTCCTAGCGGCCGCGAACGAGATCCGCTTCCGCCTTAACCCCCACCCCGCCGGCCAGCTCACGCACAACGTCCCCACCCTCAACGGTCGCAAGCTTCCCGGATTGCAGCACAAGTACCACGAGACCGTCCTGTTCTTCCCGGGACAAGGCCAGACCTGCCACGCCTACTGCACCTACTGCTTCCGCTGGGCGCAGTTCATCGGCCTGCAGGACATCAAGTTCGAGGCCCGGGAGACCGACGACCTCGTCGCCTACCTCCAAGCTCACCCCGAGGTCACCGACGTGCTCGTGACCGGCGGGGACCCCATGATCATGCGCACCAAGATCCTGCGCAAGTACCTCGAGCCCCTCCTCGAGATCCCCACGCTGCGCACCATCCGCATCGGCACCAAATCCCTCGCGTACTGGCCGCAACGCTACGTCACGGACGCCGACGCGGACGACGCCCTGCGCTTTTTCGAGGAGATCGTGGCGGCCGGGAAGCACCTCGCGATCATGGCGCACTCGAGCCACCCCGTGGAGCTCGCCACCCCCATCGCCCAGGAGGCGATCCGCCGCGTGCGCGAGACCGGCGCGGTCATCCGCACCCAGGCGCCCCTCATCAAGCACGTGAACGACGACCCGGACGTCTGGGCCGAGAAGTGGCGCCAGGAGGTCAAGCTCGGCATGATCCCCTACTACATGTTCGTGGAGCGCGACACCGGGCCCAAGCGCTACTTCGAGGTGCCCCTCGCCCGGGCCCAGGAGATCTTCGCGGCCGCGTGGCGCCAGGTCTCGGGCCTGGCCCGCACCGTGCGCGGCCCCAGCATGTCCGCCTTCCCCGGAAAGGTGCGCATCATCGGCACCGCGGAGGTCGCAGGGGAGAAGGTCTTCGTCCTCGAGTTCCTCCAGGGGCGGAACCCCGAGTGGGTGGGCAAGCCGTTCTTCGCCAAGTTCGATCCCCACGCGAGCTGGTTGGACGACCTCAAGCCGGCGTTCGGGCAGGAGCGCTTCTTCTACGAGGAAGAACTCGCCCGGATGGCGCACTAG
- the ychF gene encoding redox-regulated ATPase YchF codes for MAGLGIGIVGLPNVGKSTLFNAITKAGALAANYPFATIDKNVGVVTVPDERLPALQRVFAKGERVPPVVPTYVEFVDIAGLVKGAHKGEGLGNQFLANIREVAAIAHVVRCFEDPNVVHVAGRVDPLDDIETINTELALADLEVLGRRLEKLSRSARVHKEDRALLELLEPLHAHLAEGRPVRAYDPGDEEALARLKRAYREMGLITAKPVIYVANVGEEDLPDGAGNPHVEAVRAYAAREGAEVVVISARIEAELSELPEAEARELLQELGLTESGLDRLVKTGYRALGLITFFTAGEKEVRAWTIREGTRAPQAAGEIHSDMERGFIRAEVIEWHKLVEAGGWAPAREKGWVRTEGKEYVVQDGDVMYILFNV; via the coding sequence ATGGCGGGGCTTGGCATTGGCATCGTGGGGCTTCCCAACGTCGGGAAGTCCACCTTGTTTAACGCGATCACTAAGGCCGGGGCGCTCGCGGCGAACTACCCCTTCGCCACCATCGACAAGAACGTCGGGGTGGTGACCGTGCCCGACGAGCGACTACCCGCACTGCAGCGCGTCTTCGCCAAGGGGGAGCGCGTGCCGCCCGTTGTGCCCACGTACGTGGAGTTCGTGGACATCGCGGGGCTGGTGAAAGGCGCGCACAAAGGGGAGGGGCTCGGCAACCAGTTCCTCGCGAACATCCGCGAGGTCGCCGCGATCGCGCACGTGGTGCGCTGCTTCGAGGACCCGAACGTGGTGCACGTCGCGGGGCGCGTGGACCCCCTGGACGATATCGAGACGATCAACACCGAACTCGCCCTGGCCGACCTCGAGGTCCTCGGCCGCCGCTTGGAGAAGCTTAGCCGGAGCGCGCGGGTGCACAAGGAGGACCGGGCGCTCCTCGAGCTGCTCGAGCCACTCCACGCGCACCTCGCCGAGGGGCGGCCCGTGCGCGCGTACGATCCGGGGGATGAGGAGGCCCTGGCGCGCCTCAAGCGGGCCTACCGGGAGATGGGGCTGATCACCGCGAAGCCCGTGATCTACGTGGCGAACGTGGGGGAGGAGGACCTGCCTGATGGGGCGGGGAACCCGCACGTAGAGGCGGTGCGGGCCTACGCCGCGCGGGAGGGGGCGGAGGTCGTGGTGATCTCCGCGCGGATCGAGGCGGAGCTCTCCGAACTGCCGGAGGCGGAGGCGCGGGAGCTGCTGCAGGAGCTCGGCCTTACGGAGTCCGGGCTGGACCGGCTGGTCAAGACCGGGTACCGCGCCTTGGGCTTGATCACCTTCTTCACCGCGGGGGAGAAGGAGGTGCGCGCCTGGACGATCCGGGAAGGCACCCGGGCGCCCCAGGCCGCGGGCGAGATCCACTCGGACATGGAGCGGGGCTTCATCCGCGCGGAGGTCATCGAGTGGCACAAGCTCGTGGAGGCCGGAGGCTGGGCCCCTGCCCGAGAGAAGGGCTGGGTGCGCACCGAGGGCAAGGAGTACGTGGTGCAGGACGGGGACGTGATGTACATCCTCTTCAACGTCTAG
- a CDS encoding acetyl-CoA carboxylase carboxyltransferase subunit alpha, translated as MALEFERPIIELENRIKELEAYAAEKGLDLSDEIALLKEKLERVQREVFEGLSRWQRVQLARAPGRPTTLDVLERVFEGFVELHGDRAFADDPAVVGGLAYLEGRPVVVAGHQKGRNTKENIQRNFGMPHPEGYRKAMRMMDLADRFGRPFIALIDTPGAYPGVSAEERGQAWVIAQSIQRMARLRVPAVAVILGEGGSGGALAIGVGNRVLVMENAWYSVISPESCAAILWRDAKEAPKAAEALKLTAKDLLELGVVDRVIPEPGGGAHRNPEGALANLKAALLEALGELERLGPDELVRDRYERFRRQGVFQEVNVS; from the coding sequence GTGGCGCTTGAGTTCGAACGCCCCATCATCGAGCTCGAGAACCGCATCAAGGAGCTCGAGGCGTACGCCGCCGAGAAGGGCTTGGACCTCTCGGACGAGATCGCGCTCCTCAAAGAGAAGCTCGAGCGGGTGCAGCGCGAGGTCTTCGAGGGGCTTTCCCGCTGGCAGCGGGTGCAGCTCGCCCGCGCGCCCGGTCGCCCCACCACGCTGGACGTGCTGGAGCGGGTCTTCGAGGGGTTCGTGGAGCTGCACGGGGATCGCGCCTTCGCGGACGACCCCGCGGTCGTGGGGGGGCTCGCTTACCTCGAGGGGCGGCCGGTGGTCGTGGCGGGGCACCAGAAGGGGCGCAACACCAAGGAGAACATCCAGCGCAACTTCGGGATGCCGCACCCCGAGGGGTACCGCAAGGCCATGCGCATGATGGACCTGGCGGACCGGTTCGGCCGGCCTTTCATCGCTTTGATCGACACGCCCGGGGCCTATCCTGGCGTCTCCGCGGAGGAGCGCGGCCAGGCCTGGGTGATCGCGCAGTCCATCCAGCGCATGGCGCGGCTTCGGGTCCCGGCCGTGGCGGTGATCCTGGGCGAGGGCGGCTCGGGCGGGGCGCTCGCGATTGGGGTGGGGAACCGGGTCCTCGTGATGGAGAACGCCTGGTACTCGGTGATCTCTCCCGAGTCGTGCGCCGCGATCCTGTGGCGCGACGCCAAGGAGGCCCCCAAGGCCGCAGAGGCCCTGAAGCTCACGGCGAAGGACCTGCTCGAGCTCGGCGTGGTGGACCGCGTCATCCCGGAGCCGGGGGGTGGGGCGCACCGCAACCCGGAAGGAGCGCTCGCGAACCTGAAGGCGGCGCTACTGGAAGCCCTGGGGGAGCTCGAACGTTTGGGGCCGGACGAGCTGGTGCGGGACCGGTACGAGCGCTTCCGCCGTCAGGGGGTCTTCCAGGAAGTTAACGTTTCCTGA
- a CDS encoding M23 family metallopeptidase: MRRRIATRYTVIVARTGRAPFSVSFRPVWVFLGVALLLGWGGVTAYLYQRHLLAQEALARLESLSREARDLTLKLEAERDRNEALSVEAAAMLERLGALEDELDRLRERAGLPEPQSTPTSEQSPGANNQGGGQALPDAEVLLETVRGRMDQLARSLNQEVAPALQETLAREAARPRGLPIRAEYYISSGFGVRRNPFGKGYEFHDGLDIAAWYGVPIYATAPGTVVTAGWSRIFGNYVVIDHGYGYRTLYGHMSRIRVKRGQRVERGQRIGDVGSTGRSSGPHVHYTVFRNGKPVDPRDYLDPVQQAER, translated from the coding sequence ATGCGCCGACGCATCGCCACCCGTTACACCGTGATCGTCGCCCGCACCGGCCGGGCGCCCTTCTCCGTTTCCTTCAGACCGGTCTGGGTCTTCCTGGGGGTGGCGTTGTTGCTGGGCTGGGGTGGGGTCACCGCTTACCTGTACCAGCGGCACCTCCTAGCCCAAGAAGCCCTCGCGCGCCTCGAGTCCCTAAGCCGCGAGGCCCGGGACCTCACGTTGAAGCTCGAGGCCGAACGCGACCGCAACGAAGCCCTGAGCGTGGAGGCCGCCGCGATGCTCGAGCGGTTGGGGGCGCTCGAGGACGAGCTCGACCGCTTGCGCGAGCGGGCGGGGCTGCCCGAACCGCAATCCACGCCGACCAGCGAGCAGAGCCCCGGCGCGAACAACCAGGGGGGCGGTCAGGCCCTACCGGACGCGGAGGTGCTGCTCGAGACCGTGCGCGGCCGCATGGACCAGCTCGCGCGTTCCTTGAACCAGGAGGTGGCGCCCGCGCTGCAGGAGACCCTGGCCCGCGAGGCCGCACGGCCCCGGGGGTTGCCCATCCGGGCGGAGTACTACATCAGCTCCGGCTTCGGCGTGCGCCGCAACCCCTTCGGGAAGGGGTACGAGTTCCACGACGGGCTGGACATCGCGGCGTGGTACGGGGTGCCGATCTACGCGACCGCGCCGGGCACGGTGGTGACCGCGGGCTGGTCGCGCATCTTTGGGAACTACGTGGTGATCGATCACGGGTACGGGTACCGTACCCTCTACGGCCATATGTCCCGCATCCGGGTCAAGCGCGGACAGCGGGTGGAGCGCGGGCAGCGGATCGGGGACGTGGGGAGCACCGGGCGGTCCAGCGGACCGCACGTGCACTACACCGTCTTCCGCAACGGCAAGCCGGTGGACCCGCGCGACTACCTGGACCCGGTTCAACAGGCGGAGCGTTAA
- the accD gene encoding acetyl-CoA carboxylase, carboxyltransferase subunit beta: protein MALERLFRRRKPTGAGRDVPELWTKCPACEAQIYKKDLEANWLVCPKCGHHLRLPVEKRVALLADEETFERTTGQVVPADPLEFVDTEPYRERLERYQAKTGRPDAILGGRCAIEGVPTVLLVMDYAFAGGSMGTVVGEEIARGAELAAREGRALVIVAASGGARMQEAALSLMQMAKTTMALERLWERRLPYVSILTDPTTGGVTASFAALADVIIAEPGALIGFAGPRVIKQTIRQDLPEGFQRAEFLLKHGMVDQVVDRRKQKAAVAAVLRHLHPGVKRGA, encoded by the coding sequence ATGGCCCTCGAACGCCTGTTCCGCCGCCGGAAGCCCACCGGCGCGGGGCGCGACGTACCTGAGCTGTGGACCAAGTGCCCGGCCTGCGAGGCCCAGATCTACAAGAAGGACCTCGAGGCCAACTGGCTGGTCTGCCCCAAGTGCGGCCACCACCTCCGCCTTCCGGTGGAAAAGCGCGTCGCGCTGCTCGCGGACGAAGAAACCTTCGAGCGCACCACGGGCCAGGTGGTGCCCGCCGACCCCCTGGAATTTGTGGACACCGAGCCGTACCGGGAGCGCCTCGAGCGCTACCAGGCGAAGACCGGCCGGCCCGACGCGATCCTCGGGGGGCGGTGCGCCATCGAGGGGGTGCCCACGGTGCTCCTCGTGATGGACTACGCCTTCGCCGGCGGCTCGATGGGCACCGTCGTGGGGGAGGAGATCGCGCGGGGCGCGGAGCTCGCCGCGCGCGAGGGGCGCGCCCTCGTGATCGTGGCGGCCTCGGGCGGGGCGCGTATGCAGGAGGCGGCGCTTTCCCTGATGCAGATGGCCAAGACCACCATGGCCCTCGAGCGGCTCTGGGAGCGGCGGCTGCCCTACGTCTCGATCCTCACCGACCCCACGACCGGCGGGGTGACCGCGAGCTTCGCGGCGCTGGCCGACGTGATCATCGCCGAGCCCGGTGCCCTCATCGGCTTCGCGGGGCCCCGCGTCATCAAGCAGACCATCCGCCAGGACCTGCCGGAAGGCTTCCAGCGCGCGGAGTTTTTGCTCAAGCACGGCATGGTGGACCAGGTGGTGGACCGGCGAAAGCAAAAAGCCGCGGTCGCCGCGGTCCTGCGGCACCTGCACCCGGGGGTGAAGCGTGGCGCTTGA
- a CDS encoding MOSC domain-containing protein: protein MRLVSLNVGRARWLDGVRTAVQKRPVSGRVWLGPEGLEGDEQADRHHHGGADQAVCVHPLEHYAYWRERLLRPLYPGEMGENFTTMGLLEPEVVVGEVWRVGTARLQVSGPRAPCGKPGKLHGEPRLGAWMEATGYTGWYLRLLEPGWVWAGCPVERLEVPTHGVTVAEVVRVAYRDREDAEARARIAQLPELAARWRARLGDGG from the coding sequence ATGCGTCTCGTTTCGCTGAACGTGGGGCGCGCCCGGTGGTTGGACGGGGTGCGCACCGCGGTTCAGAAACGCCCGGTTTCGGGGCGGGTTTGGCTGGGGCCGGAGGGGCTCGAGGGGGACGAGCAGGCGGACCGCCACCACCACGGGGGAGCGGACCAGGCGGTCTGCGTCCACCCTCTGGAGCACTACGCCTACTGGCGCGAGCGGCTCCTGCGGCCCCTGTACCCCGGGGAGATGGGGGAGAACTTCACCACCATGGGCCTGCTCGAGCCCGAGGTGGTGGTGGGGGAGGTCTGGCGGGTGGGCACGGCCCGCCTTCAGGTCTCGGGCCCGCGTGCCCCGTGCGGCAAGCCCGGAAAGCTCCACGGCGAGCCGCGCCTTGGCGCCTGGATGGAGGCCACCGGGTACACGGGCTGGTATCTTCGCCTGCTCGAGCCGGGCTGGGTGTGGGCCGGCTGCCCCGTGGAGCGTTTGGAGGTGCCCACGCACGGCGTGACGGTGGCCGAGGTGGTGCGCGTGGCCTACCGGGACCGGGAGGACGCCGAGGCCCGCGCGCGGATCGCGCAGCTCCCGGAGCTCGCCGCGCGCTGGCGGGCCCGCCTTGGGGACGGGGGGTAA